The Candidatus Methylomirabilota bacterium genome has a window encoding:
- a CDS encoding OmpH family outer membrane protein: MRASLAATSILAALLTGGAALAQAPTAPPPRIGYVDLQRVLVRSQPGVAARAQLEREKAQMQREMDSKKQEVDKLREDLEKKGSLLTADTRREREETLERKRRDTARLADDFQRDLARKEQQALFRLQQDLVGVIERLGKQRGYYMILERRGAVVLYAAPDADLTDEVIRAYDQEAATKGKK; this comes from the coding sequence ATGAGAGCAAGCCTGGCCGCCACCTCGATCCTCGCGGCGCTGCTGACAGGCGGCGCCGCCCTGGCCCAGGCCCCGACGGCGCCGCCGCCCCGCATCGGCTACGTGGATCTTCAGCGGGTGCTGGTGCGATCGCAGCCCGGCGTCGCGGCCCGGGCGCAACTGGAACGTGAGAAGGCCCAGATGCAGCGGGAGATGGACAGCAAGAAGCAGGAGGTCGACAAGCTTCGCGAGGATCTGGAAAAGAAGGGCTCGCTGCTGACGGCCGACACCCGTCGCGAGCGCGAGGAGACGCTGGAGCGCAAGCGCCGGGACACCGCGCGACTCGCCGACGACTTCCAGCGCGACCTCGCCCGCAAGGAGCAGCAAGCGCTGTTCCGCCTGCAGCAGGATCTGGTGGGCGTGATCGAGCGGCTGGGCAAGCAGCGAGGCTACTACATGATCCTGGAACGCCGGGGGGCCGTGGTGCTCTACGCCGCGCCCGACGCCGATCTCACCGACGAGGTCATTCGCGCCTACGATCAAGAGGCGGCGACGAAGGGGAAGAAGTAG